One window of the Streptomyces asoensis genome contains the following:
- a CDS encoding MmcQ/YjbR family DNA-binding protein, translated as MSAAGDRLQHTARQAALSLPDVSHGYPFTPGLDVYKVAGKVFLIVTDDPDDQIITVKCEPEHARAQVRGYASITPGRYLDKRHWISLGPGPGITERLVTDAVEDSYDLVAERLPRSDRPGAR; from the coding sequence GTGAGCGCGGCCGGCGACCGGCTCCAGCACACCGCCCGCCAGGCGGCCCTCTCCCTCCCCGACGTCAGCCACGGATACCCCTTCACCCCGGGACTCGACGTGTACAAGGTCGCGGGCAAGGTGTTCCTGATCGTCACCGACGACCCGGACGATCAGATCATCACGGTCAAGTGCGAACCCGAACACGCCCGCGCGCAAGTACGCGGCTACGCCTCGATCACACCGGGCCGCTATCTCGACAAACGCCACTGGATCTCGCTCGGGCCTGGACCCGGCATCACCGAGCGGCTGGTCACCGACGCGGTCGAGGATTCCTACGACCTGGTCGCCGAGCGGCTGCCGCGAAGCGACCGCCCTGGTGCCCGATGA
- a CDS encoding MmcQ/YjbR family DNA-binding protein, producing the protein MNGSALHKTAADCAEELPGAQLEHPFGPDWEVYKVRGKVFMLMTDVPGRPVVILKADPGEAHALREQYSHITPGYHMNKKHWITLEGGEGVDKELVGELVTDSYRLVVAHLPKAERPVDPHTYGTGARAAR; encoded by the coding sequence ATGAACGGATCGGCCCTGCACAAGACCGCCGCCGACTGCGCGGAGGAACTCCCCGGAGCCCAGCTGGAGCACCCCTTCGGCCCCGACTGGGAGGTCTACAAGGTACGCGGCAAGGTGTTCATGCTGATGACCGACGTCCCGGGGCGTCCCGTCGTGATCCTCAAGGCGGACCCCGGCGAGGCCCACGCCCTGCGGGAGCAGTACAGCCACATCACTCCCGGCTACCACATGAACAAGAAGCACTGGATCACCCTGGAGGGCGGAGAAGGCGTCGACAAGGAGCTCGTCGGGGAGCTCGTCACCGACTCCTACCGGCTCGTCGTCGCCCACCTGCCCAAGGCCGAGCGGCCCGTCGACCCGCACACCTACGGCACCGGCGCACGGGCGGCCCGGTGA
- a CDS encoding helix-turn-helix domain-containing protein has protein sequence MSTVEDFFAQHDDWPWNPPRPGRATFHYLILVTEGELRHDVDHVTRTVAPGEWLWVRPGHAQCWHPPGAARGPFILFEPDVLRPDLARLLAPLTAHEAPAVLSPHPDDTAWLQQTALQLLDEHRALGRRPLGIHHALRRSLLESLLLRLANSPGIAPIGTATAGTGRGDRYGRFLDALELHFRELHQAADYAELLGCSVRTLSRAARDATGKGVRELIDERRLLEARRLLGGARWDARTVAVHLGFTDPANFGRFFRDRTGLTPAAYAAGEARTDV, from the coding sequence GTGAGTACCGTCGAGGATTTCTTCGCCCAGCACGACGACTGGCCGTGGAACCCGCCCCGTCCGGGCCGTGCCACCTTCCACTACCTGATCCTGGTCACCGAGGGTGAGTTGCGGCACGACGTCGACCACGTCACGCGGACCGTCGCCCCCGGCGAGTGGCTGTGGGTGCGTCCCGGGCACGCGCAGTGCTGGCATCCGCCCGGCGCGGCCCGCGGCCCGTTCATCCTGTTCGAACCGGACGTGCTGCGGCCCGACCTCGCCCGTCTCCTGGCCCCGCTCACCGCGCACGAGGCCCCTGCCGTGCTCAGCCCGCACCCCGACGACACCGCCTGGCTCCAGCAGACGGCACTCCAACTCCTGGACGAACACCGCGCACTGGGGCGCCGCCCCCTCGGCATCCACCACGCCCTGCGGCGCAGCCTGCTCGAATCGCTGCTGCTGCGCCTGGCCAACTCTCCGGGCATCGCCCCCATCGGCACGGCCACGGCCGGCACCGGCCGTGGCGACAGGTACGGGCGCTTCCTGGACGCCTTGGAACTGCACTTCCGCGAGCTGCATCAAGCCGCGGACTACGCCGAGTTGCTCGGCTGTTCGGTCCGCACCCTGAGCCGTGCCGCCCGGGACGCCACCGGCAAGGGGGTACGTGAACTCATCGACGAGCGGCGCCTCCTGGAGGCCCGGCGCCTGCTGGGAGGTGCCCGGTGGGATGCCCGGACCGTGGCCGTCCACCTCGGCTTCACCGACCCCGCGAACTTCGGCCGCTTCTTCCGCGACCGCACCGGTCTCACCCCGGCCGCCTACGCGGCCGGCGAGGCGAGGACCGACGTGTGA
- a CDS encoding class I SAM-dependent methyltransferase, whose product MADFPAGPYDVITCVATIHHLPFTQALARFRRHLAPGGTLVIVGLSRARTPADHLFGAVAIPANAAMGWLKNKGRASPRPVSMTAPTHSADMAVGGASRSPCGW is encoded by the coding sequence ATAGCCGACTTCCCCGCCGGCCCCTACGACGTCATCACGTGCGTCGCCACGATCCACCACCTGCCGTTCACCCAGGCACTCGCCCGATTCCGCCGTCATCTGGCGCCAGGAGGGACCCTGGTGATCGTCGGCCTGTCCCGCGCCCGGACCCCGGCAGACCACCTGTTCGGCGCCGTCGCCATCCCAGCCAACGCCGCCATGGGCTGGCTGAAGAACAAGGGTCGCGCATCGCCGCGGCCCGTCTCCATGACAGCCCCTACTCACTCAGCGGACATGGCCGTCGGTGGGGCCAGCCGCTCTCCCTGCGGGTGGTGA
- a CDS encoding caspase family protein: MNSHGTGAHVAASHDTRGEGPGVPDEEVLRRHFVAIATGEYDDPHLESLAVGDEVRAMREWLCAERLNGRRFRCGYPELAANPTKRQIRDALEEPPADEEWRDSDAAVVFVTGHGLTADGTHYLILKTTDTSKVGKTAFRTADLIGWLAETRIRHLLLILDACHAGRVALEAQSRDAEPPDTWVVLPSATRNQKAVTGALTGAISALLAELASPQGEKYGHDPYLTVNDFLAGVQYHLGDGQLLDPLYGSRRDRPHLCLPNPHYRADPTVEVRAARHDLALDRRDLETHWGPRSRGVANDGQQGWLFTGRADLMRELIAAATGAPGATIVTGGAGSGKSAVLARLVTLSDEQFLDRHAADAAAVPAVLRPPPGAVDVAVVATGKLHTRILAQICHALLVPAPVGDHLEPTVEERLASWHTWLRGRRRPLTIVLDALDEAADPHALLREVLARLEPDPDAPRIRLLVGVRSLAANEESPHAPVTASDTAAMADTAQAALRARRIVVDQAPWWNQHDVVAYVDSILRNTRGSPYAVAPAGATESVATALGERAGRSFLIGRMAASSLAASGGVITADHPGWLAALGEGVLGVFRQDLHHSLPEPDDRRRAVVLLRAVAFAHGSGLPWRGIWPLVAHAVDDEGGYYGDAEIAWLLGSRLGAYLVTDREDDTTVYRLFHDLLRATLRDRWRELLRLPSG, encoded by the coding sequence GTGAACAGCCACGGCACCGGGGCGCACGTCGCCGCAAGCCACGACACCAGGGGAGAGGGCCCCGGCGTCCCCGACGAGGAGGTCCTGCGGCGCCACTTCGTCGCGATCGCCACCGGCGAGTACGACGACCCGCACCTGGAGTCCCTCGCGGTCGGCGACGAGGTCAGGGCCATGCGGGAGTGGCTGTGTGCCGAGCGGCTGAACGGCCGCCGCTTCCGGTGCGGTTATCCCGAACTGGCCGCCAACCCCACCAAGCGGCAGATCCGCGACGCGCTGGAAGAACCACCCGCCGACGAGGAGTGGCGTGACAGTGACGCCGCCGTCGTGTTCGTCACGGGCCATGGCCTGACCGCCGACGGCACCCACTATCTGATCCTGAAGACCACCGACACCTCCAAGGTCGGCAAGACGGCGTTCCGGACAGCGGATCTGATCGGCTGGCTGGCGGAGACCCGGATCCGCCATCTGCTGCTCATCCTCGACGCCTGCCACGCCGGCCGGGTCGCCCTGGAAGCCCAGAGCCGGGACGCCGAACCTCCCGACACCTGGGTGGTGCTGCCCAGCGCCACCAGGAACCAGAAGGCTGTCACCGGCGCGCTGACCGGGGCGATCTCCGCCCTTCTCGCCGAACTGGCGTCGCCGCAGGGGGAGAAGTACGGACACGACCCGTATCTGACGGTCAACGACTTCCTCGCGGGCGTGCAATACCACCTGGGCGATGGCCAGTTGCTCGACCCGCTCTACGGAAGCCGCCGCGACCGCCCGCATCTGTGCCTGCCGAACCCCCACTACCGGGCCGATCCGACGGTCGAGGTCAGGGCTGCCCGGCACGACCTCGCCCTCGACCGGCGCGACCTGGAGACGCACTGGGGGCCCCGCTCCCGGGGCGTCGCCAACGACGGACAGCAGGGCTGGCTGTTCACCGGCCGCGCCGACCTGATGCGCGAACTCATTGCCGCCGCGACGGGAGCACCCGGTGCCACGATCGTCACCGGCGGCGCGGGCAGCGGGAAGTCCGCTGTCCTGGCGCGGCTGGTCACCCTGAGCGACGAGCAGTTCCTCGACCGGCACGCGGCCGATGCGGCTGCCGTCCCCGCCGTCCTGCGCCCGCCGCCCGGTGCCGTCGACGTGGCGGTGGTCGCCACCGGCAAGCTGCACACCCGGATCCTGGCCCAGATCTGCCACGCCCTCCTGGTGCCCGCACCGGTCGGCGACCACCTCGAGCCGACCGTCGAGGAGCGGCTGGCGTCGTGGCACACCTGGCTGCGCGGTCGGCGACGGCCCCTCACCATCGTCCTCGACGCCCTGGACGAGGCAGCCGACCCACACGCTCTCCTTCGCGAGGTCCTCGCCCGCCTCGAACCCGACCCGGACGCCCCGCGCATCCGGCTCCTCGTGGGGGTCCGCTCCCTGGCCGCCAACGAGGAATCCCCTCATGCGCCAGTGACCGCCTCCGATACGGCAGCCATGGCCGACACCGCCCAAGCCGCCCTGCGCGCCCGCCGCATCGTCGTGGACCAGGCGCCGTGGTGGAACCAGCACGATGTCGTCGCCTACGTTGACAGCATCCTGCGCAACACTCGTGGCTCGCCTTATGCCGTGGCCCCGGCCGGGGCCACCGAGTCGGTGGCGACCGCGCTCGGGGAGCGCGCCGGGCGGTCGTTCCTCATCGGCCGGATGGCCGCGTCCTCACTGGCCGCGAGCGGCGGGGTCATCACCGCCGACCACCCCGGCTGGCTCGCCGCCCTCGGGGAGGGCGTCCTCGGCGTGTTTCGTCAGGACCTGCACCACAGCCTGCCCGAACCCGACGACCGCCGCCGCGCGGTGGTCCTGCTGCGCGCGGTCGCCTTCGCCCACGGCTCCGGACTGCCCTGGCGTGGGATCTGGCCCCTGGTCGCCCATGCCGTCGACGACGAGGGCGGCTACTACGGCGACGCCGAGATCGCGTGGCTCCTTGGCTCCCGCCTCGGCGCCTATCTGGTCACCGACCGGGAGGACGACACGACCGTCTACCGTCTTTTCCACGACCTGCTGCGCGCCACCCTCCGCGACCGCTGGCGCGAACTGCTCCGACTGCCGAGCGGATGA
- a CDS encoding WD40 repeat domain-containing protein: MAAEGAQDDDRGESSAHRARDGAVRDAGVHDGEVPDAEARRHESRDAAVRAAEVRAVEARIAAELAPLTRPRPLAGAVIAPPAYVRRHLVEHAAEGQVLDDALLSLEFLPYVDALPLRALTAGVYGPDGDVLSIWRQVAHAWRWEEPAANADALRFRLAACGLPLDGVTHPGSVWRPRWVHWPADRGEIIARHHGGVRVVATAVLPDGRAVAVTGGEDGTVRVWDLVTGASVGDPMTGHTDEVRALATAVLPDGRVVAVTASGGQAGTVRVWDIATRALIGDPLTWTGRAPELATAVLPDGRVVAVLGCSESDSGSARVWDLATGAPVGDPMTPQGVSVISLATAALPDGRVVAVLGGGSDRRIRVWDILGGAPVRNPPIGRTGAVWALDTATLPDGRAIAVTGRDDGTVRVWDLVTGDALGDLTACDDGSVAAVATVALPDGRMVAISSSGRTLRLWDLTTGAPNGEIAVGHTSEVRDMATAVLPGGQVVAVIGSEDGTVRVWNLAGAAPGGGPLAGHSGIIRAVSTAELPDGRTVGLTGSGETVRVWDLAVGAPIAELDTGHTRGVGTAVTAVLPDGRVVAVMCSGWHSTVRVWDLAAGALVRDLETGYFLGVFALAATRLPDGRVVAVTAGDLDGRVRVWDLVTGARIHELTGHDRSVRALAVTALPDGRMVAVAACTDAGLRMWDLSTGAAVGEPMTGHAEGVGALATARLPDGRVVAVTGGGEATVAVLPDGRVAAVSGGDTAVRVWDLTTGAAVGEPMTGHTGAVHAVTTAVLPDGRVVAVTGGGDGTVRLWDLRTCSEIAHPLATTSGVLGLCAVDVEGDLWILLAGAGVACLELHAAT; this comes from the coding sequence ATGGCAGCTGAGGGTGCGCAGGACGACGATCGGGGTGAGTCGTCGGCTCACCGTGCACGCGACGGCGCGGTGCGTGACGCAGGGGTACACGATGGCGAGGTACCCGACGCCGAGGCGCGCCGTCATGAATCGCGTGACGCCGCGGTCCGCGCTGCTGAAGTGCGGGCCGTCGAGGCGCGGATCGCCGCGGAACTCGCCCCGTTGACCCGCCCGCGCCCACTGGCGGGGGCAGTGATCGCCCCGCCTGCTTATGTGCGCCGGCACTTGGTGGAACACGCGGCCGAGGGACAGGTGCTGGACGACGCGCTGCTGTCCCTGGAGTTCCTGCCGTATGTCGACGCCCTGCCACTGCGGGCCCTGACGGCCGGGGTGTACGGACCTGACGGGGACGTCCTCTCGATCTGGCGGCAGGTCGCCCACGCCTGGAGATGGGAGGAGCCGGCGGCGAACGCCGACGCGCTGCGGTTCCGGCTGGCCGCATGCGGGCTCCCCCTGGACGGGGTGACCCATCCCGGCTCGGTCTGGCGGCCGAGATGGGTGCACTGGCCGGCCGACCGGGGCGAGATCATCGCTCGCCACCACGGCGGGGTCCGGGTGGTCGCCACGGCGGTGCTGCCCGACGGGCGCGCGGTGGCGGTCACCGGCGGTGAGGACGGGACCGTACGGGTGTGGGACCTCGTCACGGGCGCCTCGGTCGGGGACCCGATGACTGGCCACACCGACGAGGTACGGGCGCTGGCCACGGCGGTGCTGCCCGACGGACGGGTCGTGGCGGTCACGGCGTCTGGCGGTCAGGCAGGGACGGTACGGGTCTGGGACATTGCCACCCGCGCCCTGATCGGTGACCCGCTGACCTGGACCGGCAGGGCCCCGGAGCTCGCCACGGCGGTCCTGCCGGACGGCCGCGTCGTCGCCGTCCTCGGGTGCAGCGAGTCCGACAGCGGCTCTGCCCGGGTGTGGGACCTGGCCACGGGCGCCCCGGTCGGCGACCCGATGACTCCCCAGGGCGTCAGCGTCATCTCGCTGGCCACCGCGGCACTCCCTGACGGCCGCGTCGTCGCGGTGCTCGGCGGTGGATCGGACCGGAGGATACGGGTATGGGACATCCTCGGCGGCGCCCCGGTCCGCAACCCACCGATCGGACGCACCGGCGCGGTGTGGGCGCTTGATACGGCGACCCTGCCCGACGGCCGCGCCATCGCCGTCACCGGCCGCGATGACGGCACCGTACGGGTGTGGGATCTGGTCACCGGCGACGCTCTCGGCGACCTGACGGCTTGTGACGACGGAAGTGTCGCGGCGGTGGCGACCGTGGCGCTGCCCGACGGGCGGATGGTGGCGATCAGCAGCAGCGGGCGGACGCTACGGCTGTGGGACCTCACAACGGGTGCCCCGAACGGTGAGATAGCGGTCGGTCACACCAGCGAAGTCCGGGACATGGCCACGGCGGTGCTGCCGGGCGGGCAGGTCGTCGCCGTCATCGGTAGCGAGGACGGGACCGTACGGGTCTGGAACCTCGCCGGTGCCGCCCCGGGGGGTGGCCCCCTGGCCGGCCACTCCGGCATCATCCGTGCGGTGTCGACGGCCGAGCTGCCCGACGGGCGGACGGTGGGGCTCACCGGCAGCGGCGAGACGGTGCGGGTCTGGGACCTGGCTGTCGGAGCGCCGATCGCCGAACTGGACACCGGCCACACCCGTGGGGTCGGGACCGCGGTCACGGCCGTGCTGCCGGACGGACGCGTCGTCGCGGTCATGTGCAGCGGCTGGCACTCGACCGTCCGGGTGTGGGACCTGGCCGCCGGAGCCCTGGTCCGCGACCTGGAAACGGGCTACTTCCTCGGCGTGTTTGCGCTGGCCGCGACACGGCTGCCCGACGGGCGGGTGGTCGCCGTCACCGCCGGGGACCTGGACGGGAGGGTGCGGGTGTGGGACCTGGTCACGGGTGCCAGGATCCACGAGCTGACCGGCCACGACCGAAGCGTGCGGGCACTGGCCGTGACCGCCCTGCCCGACGGGCGGATGGTCGCTGTCGCGGCCTGCACCGACGCGGGGCTGCGGATGTGGGACCTCAGCACCGGCGCCGCGGTCGGCGAGCCGATGACCGGCCACGCCGAGGGGGTCGGTGCGCTGGCCACGGCACGGCTGCCCGACGGGCGGGTGGTCGCCGTCACCGGAGGCGGCGAGGCGACGGTGGCCGTGCTGCCCGACGGACGGGTGGCCGCCGTCAGCGGTGGCGACACGGCGGTGCGGGTGTGGGACCTGACGACCGGCGCCGCGGTCGGCGAGCCGATGACCGGCCACACCGGCGCCGTACACGCGGTGACCACGGCTGTGTTGCCCGACGGGCGGGTCGTCGCTGTCACCGGAGGCGGCGACGGAACCGTGCGTCTCTGGGATCTGCGGACGTGTTCGGAGATCGCACATCCGCTGGCGACGACCAGCGGCGTACTAGGACTGTGCGCGGTCGATGTGGAGGGCGATCTGTGGATCCTTCTCGCCGGTGCGGGTGTGGCCTGCCTGGAGCTCCACGCCGCCACATGA
- a CDS encoding ABC transporter permease: protein MNVLIDGWTLTQRNLLRLRHEPGTLLTIMLMPTVFVVLFGFVFGSAIGIPGSSNYREYMMPGMFVLGTGTALSSAMVGVAMDQSRGVMDRLRSMPTNRVSVPLGQSGAEALIGVYGLVVMMVYGLIVGWRAHNGIAQTMAGIGLVLLLRYTLAWVGTYLGLAIRNASTAANLAPLTLPLTMVSNAFVPTDGMPTWLRVICEWNPLSALATATRTLFGNPGTPGPDAAWPLTHPVTATLLWAGLLLVIFVPLSARRFARAGL from the coding sequence ATGAACGTCCTCATCGACGGCTGGACTCTGACCCAGCGAAACCTCCTGAGGTTGCGCCACGAACCCGGAACCCTGCTCACCATCATGCTGATGCCGACCGTGTTCGTGGTGCTGTTCGGATTCGTGTTCGGCAGTGCGATCGGGATTCCGGGTTCCTCGAACTACCGCGAATACATGATGCCGGGGATGTTCGTGCTGGGCACCGGAACCGCGCTGTCCTCGGCGATGGTGGGCGTCGCGATGGACCAGTCGCGCGGGGTGATGGACCGCCTCCGCTCCATGCCGACCAATCGTGTGTCCGTGCCGCTCGGCCAGAGCGGCGCGGAGGCGCTCATCGGCGTGTACGGACTGGTGGTCATGATGGTGTACGGGCTGATCGTCGGCTGGCGTGCACACAACGGCATCGCGCAGACGATGGCCGGCATCGGCCTGGTCCTGCTGCTCCGCTACACGCTTGCGTGGGTCGGTACCTACCTCGGACTGGCGATCCGCAATGCGTCCACCGCGGCCAACCTGGCGCCGTTGACGCTGCCGCTCACCATGGTGTCCAACGCGTTCGTGCCCACCGACGGGATGCCGACCTGGCTGCGGGTGATCTGTGAGTGGAACCCGCTCAGCGCGTTGGCGACGGCGACCCGGACGTTGTTCGGCAATCCCGGTACCCCCGGGCCGGACGCGGCATGGCCGCTGACCCATCCGGTGACCGCGACCCTGCTGTGGGCCGGCCTGCTGTTGGTCATCTTCGTACCGCTCTCGGCGCGCCGCTTCGCCCGAGCGGGACTGTAG
- a CDS encoding ATP-binding cassette domain-containing protein encodes MENAIMYTKDLRKQYGDVAALAGLDLVVQPHVVYGLLGPNGAGKSTTLKVLSTLTRPSGGQAVVAGFDVARDPGEVRKVIGLAGQDATLDAKLTGRENLRIFGRLSRLGARGSRRRAEELLDRFSLAHAGDRLVGTYSGGMRRRLDLIASLLRAPQVLFLDEPTAGLDVRSRMEIWDTVRELVADGTTVLLTTQYLEEVDQLAATVGVIDHGNLIAEGSPTRLKSRIGSHIDVVVESTDHVATAMSVLERLTGRRPEADGAHIVVAAVDAVPALPQIVRELDASGAVIRDVGIRRPSLDDVFLSLTGKTVDPEKSLEVREAVA; translated from the coding sequence ATGGAAAACGCGATCATGTACACGAAGGATTTACGGAAACAGTACGGGGATGTCGCCGCGCTGGCCGGGCTCGACTTGGTGGTGCAGCCGCACGTCGTCTACGGCCTCCTCGGCCCGAACGGCGCGGGGAAGAGCACCACCTTGAAGGTCCTGAGCACGCTGACGAGGCCCAGCGGCGGTCAGGCGGTAGTCGCCGGATTCGACGTCGCTCGGGATCCGGGCGAAGTGCGAAAGGTGATCGGGCTGGCCGGCCAGGACGCCACGCTCGACGCCAAACTGACGGGCCGGGAGAACCTGCGGATCTTCGGCCGCCTGTCGCGGCTGGGCGCGCGTGGGTCCCGGCGGCGCGCGGAGGAACTGCTGGACCGGTTCAGCCTCGCCCACGCCGGCGATCGGCTGGTCGGCACCTATTCCGGCGGAATGCGCCGCCGACTGGACCTGATCGCCAGCCTGTTGCGTGCTCCCCAGGTGCTCTTCCTCGACGAGCCCACCGCCGGGCTCGACGTCCGGAGCCGCATGGAGATCTGGGACACCGTCCGCGAACTGGTCGCCGATGGCACCACGGTCCTGCTCACCACCCAGTATCTGGAGGAGGTGGACCAACTCGCCGCCACCGTCGGCGTGATCGACCACGGCAATCTCATCGCCGAAGGCAGCCCGACCCGACTCAAGTCCCGGATCGGCAGCCACATCGACGTCGTGGTGGAATCCACGGACCATGTGGCGACTGCCATGTCGGTGCTGGAAAGGCTCACCGGCCGACGCCCGGAGGCGGACGGAGCACACATCGTCGTCGCCGCGGTGGATGCGGTGCCGGCCCTGCCGCAGATCGTGCGTGAACTCGACGCGTCCGGCGCCGTGATCCGCGATGTCGGGATTCGCCGGCCGAGCCTCGATGACGTTTTCCTCTCCCTGACCGGCAAGACCGTTGACCCGGAGAAGTCGCTCGAAGTGCGGGAGGCAGTGGCATGA